The Desulfovibrio sp. Fe33 genome includes a window with the following:
- a CDS encoding TRAP transporter large permease, producing MLTVAIVFFGLLLIGVPIGFVLGIAGVIGLVQVGGDNFLVMAPKRFFEGLNLFTFMAMSFFILAGEIMNRVGMTQRIANLADALVGYMRGGLAHSNMLASVLFAGMTGAAVSDTAAFGNTLVPAMVKQGYSRPFACAVTAAGSIIGPTIPPSNLMVIYGSLAGVSIAGLFAAGILPGLLICLVCMALIVALGRKLGLPKKEGSPSLREILYAFRGSILALIMPAIILGGILGGIVTPTEAAAIAVFYALFVGVCIHRTLTFNDIVAMLIRTARITGVVFLIIASASILSWWMTFMQIPQQIADAFLSLSTTPWMIKAMILLMLLAIGMFMDINAALIILTPMLGTLTQAIGMNPVHAGVMIVLTLNISLMTPPVGACIFVLSSVTGERIERISAALWPFILVEVGVLIITTFWTDLAMFFPNLLLDM from the coding sequence ATAGGCGTTCCCATCGGCTTCGTCCTGGGCATCGCGGGCGTAATCGGCCTCGTCCAGGTGGGCGGGGACAATTTCCTGGTCATGGCCCCCAAGCGGTTCTTCGAAGGGCTCAACCTGTTCACCTTCATGGCCATGTCCTTCTTCATCCTCGCGGGCGAGATCATGAACCGCGTGGGCATGACCCAGCGCATCGCCAACCTGGCCGACGCCCTGGTCGGCTACATGCGCGGCGGCCTGGCCCACTCCAACATGCTCGCCTCCGTGCTCTTCGCAGGCATGACCGGTGCGGCCGTGTCCGATACCGCCGCCTTCGGCAACACCCTGGTCCCGGCCATGGTCAAGCAGGGCTACTCCCGCCCGTTCGCCTGCGCCGTGACGGCCGCCGGTTCGATCATCGGACCGACCATCCCGCCGTCCAACCTGATGGTCATCTACGGCTCCCTGGCGGGCGTATCCATCGCAGGCCTATTCGCGGCGGGCATCCTGCCAGGACTGCTCATCTGCCTGGTCTGCATGGCGCTCATCGTGGCCCTGGGCCGCAAGCTCGGCCTGCCCAAGAAGGAAGGAAGCCCGTCCCTGCGGGAGATCCTCTACGCATTCAGGGGCAGCATCCTCGCCCTCATCATGCCCGCCATCATTCTCGGCGGCATCCTCGGCGGCATCGTCACCCCCACCGAGGCCGCAGCCATCGCGGTGTTTTACGCCCTGTTCGTGGGCGTGTGCATCCACCGCACGCTGACCTTCAACGACATCGTGGCGATGCTCATTCGAACGGCCCGGATCACCGGCGTGGTCTTCCTCATCATCGCCTCGGCTTCCATCCTGAGCTGGTGGATGACCTTCATGCAGATCCCGCAGCAGATAGCGGACGCCTTCCTGTCCCTGTCCACCACTCCCTGGATGATAAAGGCCATGATCCTGCTCATGCTGCTGGCCATCGGCATGTTCATGGACATCAACGCGGCGCTCATCATCCTGACCCCCATGCTCGGCACCCTGACCCAGGCCATCGGCATGAACCCGGTGCACGCGGGCGTGATGATCGTCCTGACCCTGAACATCTCGCTCATGACCCCGCCCGTGGGGGCCTGCATATTCGTGCTCTCCTCGGTCACAGGCGAACGCATAGAGCGCATCAGCGCCGCCCTGTGGCCGTTCATACTCGTGGAGGTGGGCGTGCTCATCATCACCACCTTCTGGACCGACCTGGCCATGTTTTTCCCCAACCTTCTGCTCGACATGTAG
- a CDS encoding TRAP transporter substrate-binding protein: MRIGKKLTVLIAVAALMLCSAQSVLAAKVIKMHHLNKNGAFDNPSGAAAVVFKNLVESGTNGEIKVQIFPSGQLGKDSEVVQQVKSGIIQLGVHSVGAVGSIYPMISVLDVPFAFPNHAVAYEVFDGPFGEKLGDDITAKTGLKCLGFSDSGGFFQFSNSKRPIKTLEDMKGLKIRTMGLDTHKMLVSSLGGQPVSIAWSEVYTSLQTGVADGQMNPVPIVEFAKLYEVQKYLTISNHLFAPHVWMMNKAFYDSLTPSERTVVESAAKTAIVVSRSIANAIEASDRGLPFLSAKMEIYTLPEAEKERFRAASQPVVEKYLEEAFGEEGKAMLNAFLKAIEEASK; this comes from the coding sequence ATGAGAATCGGTAAGAAACTGACTGTGCTGATCGCCGTGGCGGCATTGATGCTGTGCTCGGCCCAGAGCGTCCTGGCCGCCAAGGTCATCAAGATGCACCACCTGAACAAGAACGGCGCTTTCGACAACCCGTCCGGCGCGGCCGCCGTGGTCTTCAAAAACCTGGTGGAATCCGGCACCAACGGCGAGATCAAGGTCCAGATCTTCCCCAGCGGGCAGCTCGGCAAGGACTCCGAAGTGGTCCAGCAGGTTAAATCCGGCATCATCCAGCTCGGCGTGCACTCCGTGGGCGCGGTGGGCAGCATCTACCCCATGATCTCCGTGCTCGACGTGCCCTTCGCCTTCCCCAACCACGCCGTTGCCTACGAAGTGTTCGACGGTCCCTTCGGCGAGAAGCTGGGTGACGACATCACCGCCAAGACCGGCCTGAAGTGCCTCGGCTTCTCCGACTCCGGCGGATTCTTCCAGTTCTCCAACTCCAAGCGCCCCATCAAGACCCTCGAAGACATGAAGGGTCTCAAGATCCGCACCATGGGCCTGGACACCCACAAAATGCTCGTCTCCAGCCTTGGCGGCCAGCCCGTGTCCATCGCCTGGTCCGAGGTCTACACCTCCCTTCAGACCGGCGTCGCCGACGGCCAGATGAACCCGGTGCCCATCGTCGAGTTCGCCAAACTGTACGAGGTCCAGAAGTACCTGACCATTTCCAACCACCTGTTCGCGCCCCACGTCTGGATGATGAACAAGGCTTTCTACGACTCCCTGACCCCGTCTGAACGGACGGTCGTCGAGAGCGCCGCCAAGACCGCCATCGTGGTCTCCCGCAGCATCGCCAACGCCATCGAGGCGTCCGATCGCGGCCTGCCCTTCCTGTCCGCCAAGATGGAAATCTACACCCTGCCCGAAGCCGAGAAGGAGCGCTTCCGCGCCGCTTCCCAGCCCGTCGTCGAAAAGTACCTCGAAGAGGCCTTCGGCGAAGAAGGCAAGGCAATGCTGAACGCGTTCCTGAAAGCCATCGAAGAAGCGTCCAAATAA